The following are encoded together in the Pedobacter sp. D749 genome:
- a CDS encoding protein-disulfide reductase DsbD — protein MKKVLLLLLMATMFIALPAIKSYALVTQDTTATAPPDDIVFTEVGSAQDSAANKQVKTEKDTLKKDTVKKVEKAAVAGKDAPKQSLWVTFGLGLLAGIAAFFLPCIFPMVPLTVGFFTKRAESRAKGIRSAIIYGLSIIVIYVGLGVIITLIWGASALNEISTDGFFNIFIFLILIVFGVSFLGAFEITLPSSFVNKLDAKSDAKGLSGIFFMAATLAVVSFSCTGPLIGTSLVAINTDLLTPVIVMFGFSLSLALIFTMFAIFPSLMTGLPKSGGWLNSIKVFLGFLELGLSLKFLSTADLAYHWGILDREIFLAIWIVLALILGVYLLGKIKFSHDSDLPYVSVPRLFIATATFVFAIYLIPGLWGAPLKAVSALVPPLSTQDFVIGQDGGGGSSPTVTHAKRKYSEFLHIPHNIDGFFDYQEALAYAKEVKKPLFLDFTGHGCVNCREMEARVWSDPRVLKKLKEDYIVVSLYTDDKTSLPEAEQFDSKILGTKVNTVGKKFKHLQAERFNTISQPYYVLLGTDEKELVSPPIGVEFDIDKYLQYLDNGLSEFAKKQTNE, from the coding sequence ATGAAAAAGGTTTTATTATTGTTGTTAATGGCTACAATGTTTATTGCATTGCCAGCTATTAAGAGTTACGCCCTTGTAACACAAGATACCACAGCAACTGCTCCTCCTGATGATATTGTTTTTACCGAAGTAGGTTCGGCACAGGATAGTGCTGCCAATAAGCAGGTAAAAACGGAAAAAGATACCCTTAAAAAGGATACGGTTAAAAAAGTAGAGAAAGCTGCGGTAGCTGGCAAAGATGCGCCAAAACAATCGCTTTGGGTAACCTTTGGTTTAGGTCTTTTGGCCGGTATTGCAGCTTTTTTTCTTCCATGTATTTTTCCGATGGTTCCGCTTACTGTTGGTTTCTTTACCAAAAGAGCCGAAAGCAGGGCAAAAGGAATCAGGAGTGCTATTATTTATGGTTTATCGATCATTGTAATTTACGTGGGCTTAGGCGTAATTATTACCTTGATCTGGGGCGCCAGTGCATTAAATGAGATCTCGACCGATGGATTTTTTAATATTTTCATCTTCCTTATCCTGATTGTTTTTGGTGTATCGTTTCTAGGCGCTTTTGAAATTACGCTACCTAGTTCGTTTGTAAATAAACTGGATGCAAAATCGGATGCGAAAGGTTTAAGCGGAATCTTTTTTATGGCAGCAACCCTGGCTGTTGTTTCCTTTTCTTGTACAGGCCCTTTAATTGGAACCTCATTGGTTGCCATTAATACCGATCTGTTAACACCTGTTATCGTCATGTTCGGCTTTTCGTTATCATTGGCGTTAATTTTTACCATGTTTGCTATTTTCCCAAGTTTAATGACGGGGCTACCAAAATCAGGTGGTTGGTTAAACTCAATCAAAGTTTTTCTTGGGTTCTTAGAATTGGGTTTATCATTAAAATTTCTTTCAACAGCCGATCTGGCCTATCACTGGGGAATATTGGACCGTGAGATATTCCTGGCCATCTGGATTGTACTTGCCTTAATTTTGGGCGTTTATTTATTAGGAAAAATTAAGTTTTCTCATGATAGCGACCTCCCTTATGTTTCAGTGCCAAGATTATTTATTGCAACAGCAACTTTTGTATTTGCCATTTATCTCATTCCGGGCTTATGGGGAGCACCTCTAAAAGCAGTGAGTGCATTGGTGCCGCCTTTATCCACTCAGGATTTTGTAATCGGACAAGATGGTGGCGGTGGCTCAAGCCCAACAGTTACACATGCTAAACGGAAATATTCAGAATTCCTGCACATTCCGCATAATATCGACGGGTTCTTCGATTACCAGGAAGCCCTTGCTTATGCTAAAGAGGTAAAAAAACCATTGTTTTTAGATTTCACCGGACATGGATGTGTAAATTGCAGAGAAATGGAAGCCAGGGTTTGGTCTGACCCAAGAGTGCTTAAAAAATTGAAAGAAGATTATATTGTGGTATCGCTTTATACAGATGATAAAACCAGTTTACCTGAAGCGGAACAATTTGACTCTAAAATTTTGGGCACAAAAGTGAATACCGTTGGTAAAAAATTCAAACATTTGCAGGCTGAAAGATTTAATACCATTTCGCAACCATATTATGTACTTTTGGGTACTGATGAAAAAGAATTAGTTTCGCCTCCTATTGGAGTAGAATTTGATATAGACAAATATTTGCAATATCTGGATAATGGATTATCAGAATTTGCTAAGAAACAAACAAATGAATAA
- a CDS encoding VIT domain-containing protein, whose translation MSTSRTLLLLPLLFVAFFAKAQMPVLKVQQTETAEQKEAVKLKKLNIDVQITGNIATTVMTMTFHNSSNRILEGELTFPMPEGISISRYALDINGKMREAVPVEKSKATEVFESIERRRVDPGLLEKVEGNNFRTRIYPLPANGSRTIIVGYEEELSFNNANVLRYHLPLDYNQAIENFSLKTTVFESIIKPELGEQPDGSFDLKANGNTYVGEINKTNYQPKNDLTINLPKRNNLPEVQMQKASSGYYFLVNVFPKIESRERHWANHIGLLWDVSLSGLQRNTDKEMELLDLIIRQKQNLTIQLGLVNNGFKNAGTFAITNGNWSALKDKLKNLVYDGGTNFSAINAKAIQADEYLLFTDGLSTFGSNSIALNKPVHCINTALKADYSTLKYITLKTGGQFVNLNSITVNDAFKQLNQQNLQFIGIKNGNSIRQTYPSMKVNVNGHFSLAGIMNEFNTEFTLQFGFGNTVVSEQVIRLNATEHTLSSIDVSRVWAQKKIAEMDIQYEENKDDISVLSKQFGIVTRNTSLIVLENLDDYLRYDIVPPIELQQAYNAVLKQRRTAILERKQDLIDAAVAMTKELKTWWNTDFYYKEPGKKKERYPDPGQRDVNGIPTADIVMSEPVGDAPRREVAKAAEMVVPPTPQAVTPAPATGAARRDNKETNQLNEVVVVGYAAQQKAAVTGSVTTIRSNASSALQGRVAGVQIARVDAMKMPPAPQQQPAIIIPEFKSDKDYMKNLVGKPDSAYQAYLKMRSKYISTPMFYFDVANWFYQQKDSVRALTILSNIADLDLENADLYKTLAYKLKQTGNYKDELFITQKVLQWRPMDAQSYRDYALALADNGQYQPALDNLYKVLTQSYNAQIADRDQGIEEIIISEMNNLLAKHGNKLSTKEIDKRLIQSLPVDVRVVLNWNKNDTDIDLWLTDPTGEKGYYGNSKTKIGGRISNDFTSGYGPEQFMIKKAIKGKYKIEVNYYGDNQINISGPTTVNAEIYTRYATGKQQRKVIVLPLAAESSGGNLVGEFNF comes from the coding sequence ATGAGCACATCTAGAACTTTACTCCTTCTTCCCTTATTATTTGTTGCTTTTTTTGCTAAGGCGCAAATGCCAGTGTTAAAGGTACAACAGACCGAAACGGCAGAACAGAAAGAAGCCGTTAAACTTAAAAAACTGAATATCGATGTACAGATAACGGGGAATATTGCCACAACGGTGATGACAATGACCTTTCATAATAGTAGTAACCGCATTTTAGAAGGCGAACTTACTTTCCCAATGCCAGAGGGAATAAGCATTAGCCGTTATGCTTTAGATATCAACGGGAAAATGCGTGAGGCCGTACCGGTAGAAAAATCCAAAGCAACCGAAGTTTTCGAAAGCATTGAACGCAGACGGGTCGATCCGGGGTTGCTGGAGAAAGTTGAAGGGAATAACTTCCGTACCAGGATTTATCCTTTGCCCGCTAATGGCAGCAGGACCATTATTGTAGGTTACGAAGAAGAATTAAGTTTTAATAACGCCAATGTTTTAAGGTATCACCTTCCCTTAGATTATAATCAGGCCATTGAAAATTTCAGCTTAAAAACCACGGTTTTTGAAAGTATAATTAAACCCGAACTGGGCGAACAGCCCGATGGTAGCTTTGATTTAAAAGCCAATGGAAATACTTACGTTGGCGAAATTAATAAAACCAATTACCAGCCCAAAAACGACCTCACCATTAACCTGCCAAAGCGAAATAACCTGCCTGAGGTACAAATGCAAAAAGCATCATCAGGTTATTATTTTTTAGTGAATGTTTTTCCTAAAATTGAAAGCCGGGAGCGCCATTGGGCCAACCATATTGGCCTGCTCTGGGATGTATCGTTAAGTGGTCTTCAACGCAATACCGATAAAGAAATGGAATTGCTTGATTTAATCATCAGGCAAAAACAAAACTTAACTATCCAATTGGGCCTGGTAAACAACGGTTTTAAAAACGCCGGTACTTTTGCTATCACTAACGGCAATTGGTCAGCATTAAAAGATAAACTGAAAAATCTGGTTTATGATGGCGGCACAAATTTCAGCGCAATAAATGCAAAGGCCATCCAGGCAGACGAATATCTTTTATTTACAGATGGCTTATCTACCTTCGGAAGCAATAGTATTGCTTTAAATAAGCCTGTTCATTGTATTAATACGGCGCTAAAAGCAGATTACAGCACTTTAAAATATATCACCTTAAAAACTGGCGGCCAATTTGTAAACCTCAATTCCATAACCGTTAACGATGCTTTTAAACAGTTAAATCAACAAAACCTTCAGTTTATAGGGATCAAAAATGGAAACAGCATCCGGCAGACTTATCCTTCAATGAAAGTAAATGTAAACGGACATTTCTCTTTAGCTGGTATTATGAATGAATTTAATACTGAATTTACGTTGCAGTTTGGTTTTGGAAATACTGTTGTTTCAGAACAAGTGATTCGCTTAAATGCTACTGAGCATACTTTGAGCAGTATTGATGTAAGCCGCGTTTGGGCGCAGAAGAAAATTGCTGAAATGGATATCCAGTACGAAGAAAATAAAGATGATATCAGCGTTTTAAGTAAACAGTTTGGTATTGTTACCCGCAATACCAGCCTCATCGTGCTGGAAAATCTTGATGATTACCTGCGTTATGATATTGTGCCTCCTATTGAACTTCAACAGGCCTATAATGCGGTTTTGAAGCAACGCAGAACGGCTATTTTGGAACGTAAGCAAGATTTGATCGATGCTGCGGTAGCCATGACCAAAGAACTGAAAACCTGGTGGAATACCGACTTCTACTATAAAGAACCAGGAAAGAAGAAAGAGAGATACCCTGACCCTGGGCAGAGAGATGTAAATGGAATTCCGACAGCTGATATCGTAATGAGCGAACCAGTTGGTGACGCGCCAAGGCGAGAAGTTGCGAAAGCAGCTGAAATGGTAGTTCCACCTACGCCACAAGCGGTAACGCCTGCTCCAGCTACTGGAGCTGCCAGAAGAGATAATAAAGAAACGAATCAATTAAATGAAGTGGTGGTTGTAGGCTATGCCGCTCAGCAAAAAGCTGCTGTAACGGGATCGGTCACGACCATTAGAAGCAATGCTTCAAGCGCTCTTCAGGGTAGGGTTGCGGGTGTTCAGATAGCAAGAGTAGATGCCATGAAAATGCCGCCTGCACCACAACAGCAACCCGCCATCATTATCCCTGAATTTAAAAGTGATAAAGATTATATGAAGAACCTGGTCGGTAAACCAGATAGTGCTTATCAGGCTTATTTAAAAATGCGCTCAAAATACATTTCAACACCGATGTTTTATTTTGATGTGGCCAATTGGTTTTACCAGCAGAAAGACAGTGTAAGGGCCTTAACCATTTTAAGCAATATTGCCGATTTAGATTTGGAGAATGCCGATCTATATAAAACCCTGGCCTATAAATTAAAGCAGACCGGAAATTACAAAGATGAACTTTTTATTACCCAAAAAGTCTTGCAATGGCGCCCTATGGATGCACAGAGTTATAGGGATTATGCGCTGGCGCTGGCCGATAACGGGCAATATCAACCAGCATTAGATAATTTATATAAGGTACTTACCCAAAGTTATAATGCCCAGATTGCCGATAGAGATCAGGGCATCGAAGAAATCATCATTTCGGAGATGAATAACCTCCTGGCAAAACATGGCAATAAACTCAGTACAAAAGAAATTGACAAACGGTTGATCCAATCTTTACCTGTAGATGTGCGTGTGGTGCTCAACTGGAATAAAAATGATACAGATATCGACCTGTGGTTAACTGATCCAACGGGAGAAAAAGGGTATTATGGTAATTCAAAAACAAAAATAGGTGGCAGGATTAGTAACGATTTTACTTCAGGTTATGGCCCGGAGCAGTTTATGATTAAAAAAGCGATAAAAGGAAAATATAAAATTGAGGTTAACTATTATGGCGATAACCAGATTAATATTAGCGGTCCAACAACAGTTAACGCTGAGATTTATACCCGATATGCTACTGGTAAACAGCAAAGAAAAGTAATTGTATTGCCGCTCGCAGCTGAGAGTAGCGGAGGAAACCTGGTAGGTGAATTTAATTTTTAG
- a CDS encoding 30S ribosomal protein S16, translated as MATKIRLQRFGKKGKPFFHVVVADSRSPRDGKFIERLGSYNPNTNPATIEINFEKTLAWVNSGAQPTDTARAILSYKGVLYKKHLEGGVKKGALTQEQADEKFAAWLDAKAGKISGKTEGLATSKADARKAALAAEAKKKEDKAAVIAAKNAPVAEEVVEEEAPAVEAEATEEAPAAEATKEEGAE; from the coding sequence ATGGCAACTAAAATCAGATTGCAAAGATTCGGTAAAAAAGGAAAACCTTTTTTCCACGTTGTGGTAGCAGATTCTCGCTCTCCACGTGATGGTAAATTTATTGAGCGTTTAGGTTCTTATAACCCAAATACCAATCCTGCTACCATCGAAATTAACTTCGAAAAAACTTTAGCTTGGGTTAACAGTGGTGCACAACCAACTGATACTGCTCGTGCTATCCTTTCTTACAAAGGTGTTTTGTACAAAAAACACTTAGAAGGTGGTGTTAAAAAAGGAGCTTTAACTCAAGAACAGGCAGATGAAAAATTTGCAGCTTGGTTAGATGCTAAAGCAGGTAAAATTTCTGGTAAAACAGAAGGTTTAGCTACTTCTAAAGCAGATGCGCGTAAAGCAGCATTAGCAGCAGAAGCTAAGAAAAAAGAAGATAAAGCAGCAGTTATCGCAGCTAAAAATGCACCAGTTGCAGAAGAGGTTGTTGAAGAAGAAGCTCCAGCTGTTGAGGCTGAAGCAACTGAAGAAGCTCCTGCAGCAGAAGCTACTAAAGAAGAAGGAGCAGAATAA
- the rimM gene encoding ribosome maturation factor RimM (Essential for efficient processing of 16S rRNA), with product MKHEEAFYIGYVTKTRGLKGEVQVFFELDEYEQLEFDVVFADMNGKLVPYFVASAKLQANKTGYFNFDDADHIDKVQPLLKKKLYLPLSQMPEREEGEFFYTDFKGYLAIDETLGELGEILEVNEYPQQFVATVMYKETEILFPLNEDFIVEYDEDEKTLTLDLPEGLLDIYLEN from the coding sequence ATGAAACACGAAGAAGCATTTTATATAGGTTACGTTACTAAAACGAGGGGTTTAAAGGGAGAAGTTCAGGTATTTTTCGAATTAGATGAATACGAACAACTCGAATTTGATGTGGTATTTGCTGATATGAATGGTAAGCTTGTCCCATATTTTGTGGCTTCTGCAAAACTACAGGCCAATAAAACCGGGTATTTTAATTTTGATGATGCTGATCATATCGATAAAGTGCAGCCGCTACTAAAAAAGAAACTGTACCTGCCCCTGTCGCAAATGCCAGAACGTGAAGAAGGAGAATTTTTCTATACCGACTTTAAAGGTTATTTAGCAATAGATGAAACTTTGGGTGAACTAGGTGAGATTTTGGAAGTAAACGAATACCCACAACAATTCGTGGCTACAGTGATGTATAAAGAAACCGAAATCCTGTTCCCGCTAAATGAAGATTTTATTGTAGAATACGATGAGGATGAAAAAACACTAACCCTTGATTTACCCGAAGGTTTGCTCGATATTTATCTGGAAAACTAA
- a CDS encoding 5'(3')-deoxyribonucleotidase, with protein MERIAIDMDEVIADAVGKFIKLYNRDFNVPLDLKIDAGNEIFHHVPQDVNQKWFEYINEPGFFRDLEVIADSQRVIKALQEKYDVYIVSAAMEFRNSLIDKYDWMAEHFPFVDWQHIMFCGNKIVNVDIIIDDRIKNFVNFNGRPLLFSSPHNLLVTEYERVNNWEEVAGLLL; from the coding sequence ATGGAAAGAATTGCGATTGATATGGACGAGGTGATTGCCGACGCCGTTGGAAAATTTATTAAATTATATAACCGGGATTTTAATGTTCCGCTTGACTTAAAGATCGATGCAGGAAACGAAATTTTCCACCATGTTCCACAGGATGTTAACCAAAAATGGTTCGAATATATCAATGAACCTGGCTTTTTTCGCGACCTTGAAGTTATTGCAGATAGCCAAAGGGTAATTAAAGCCTTACAGGAAAAATATGATGTGTACATTGTTTCCGCAGCAATGGAGTTCCGAAACTCATTGATCGACAAATACGATTGGATGGCCGAACATTTTCCTTTCGTTGATTGGCAGCACATTATGTTCTGCGGAAATAAAATTGTGAATGTCGACATCATCATTGATGACCGTATTAAAAACTTTGTAAATTTTAACGGTCGACCTTTATTATTTTCTTCGCCCCACAATTTGCTTGTAACTGAATACGAGCGTGTAAACAACTGGGAAGAGGTTGCCGGTTTGTTGCTATAA
- a CDS encoding protein-disulfide reductase DsbD domain-containing protein has translation MKKITLVLSMVLFTVAGAFAQIEKPVTWAYSAKKVSKTEAIIYLKATIDDRWHIYSQNVKDGGPVKTTFTFTPSKDFSLVGKTIEPKAIVKYESTFKMNVSYFEKSVIFQQKIKLNKAATVVKGVVEFMVCNDKQCLPPEEVEFSIPVK, from the coding sequence ATGAAAAAAATCACCCTGGTGCTTTCGATGGTACTTTTTACTGTTGCTGGCGCATTCGCTCAAATTGAAAAACCGGTAACATGGGCTTACTCCGCAAAGAAAGTAAGTAAAACTGAGGCTATAATTTATTTAAAAGCGACAATTGATGACAGATGGCACATTTATTCTCAGAATGTGAAAGACGGAGGCCCGGTAAAAACCACGTTTACTTTTACTCCCTCTAAAGACTTCAGTCTTGTAGGTAAAACAATTGAGCCTAAAGCTATTGTTAAATATGAAAGCACTTTTAAAATGAATGTAAGTTATTTTGAAAAGTCAGTAATTTTTCAACAAAAAATTAAGCTAAACAAGGCAGCTACAGTAGTTAAAGGTGTAGTAGAGTTTATGGTTTGTAACGATAAACAATGTCTTCCACCAGAAGAAGTTGAGTTTAGTATTCCGGTTAAATAG
- a CDS encoding heavy metal-binding domain-containing protein, translating to MLVTTTPTVEGRKIVKYIGLVTGETIIGANIFKDLFAGITDIVGGRSSSYERVLREGKDTAVNEMQQYAAALGANAIVGVDLDYETVGSGGSMLMVSANGTAVILAD from the coding sequence ATGTTAGTAACTACAACGCCTACAGTTGAGGGCAGAAAAATTGTAAAATATATTGGTCTTGTTACCGGAGAAACCATTATTGGCGCAAATATTTTTAAAGATTTATTTGCTGGCATAACAGATATAGTAGGGGGTAGATCGAGTTCTTACGAGCGCGTTTTAAGAGAGGGTAAAGATACCGCCGTTAACGAAATGCAGCAATACGCAGCCGCTTTGGGTGCAAATGCTATTGTTGGTGTTGATTTAGATTATGAAACTGTAGGTAGCGGAGGGAGCATGCTCATGGTGAGTGCCAATGGTACTGCTGTTATTTTAGCAGATTAA
- the pfkA gene encoding 6-phosphofructokinase, translated as MNKIKNIGVLTSGGDSPGMNAAIRAVVRGSIYYDIEVTGFIRGYEGLINNDFIPMDRKSVANIIQRGGTILKTARSEAFRTVEGRKKAYENLKAKGIDALVVIGGDGTFTGANIFSKEFDFPIVGLPGTIDNDLAGTDFTIGYDSAINTVIDAVDRIRDTAESHDRLFIVEVMGRDSGLIALRSGIGVGAEAIMIPEANMNADDILHKLEHSRKDKASKIIIVAEGDDTGGAFKVGEILQEKYPHYDTKVSVLGHIQRGGKPTCMDRVLASRLGVAAVEGLINGESGVMAGQVNREIIFTPFDHAIKHINAEKVSAKWLKLIDILSF; from the coding sequence ATGAATAAGATTAAGAATATTGGCGTTTTAACCTCTGGCGGAGATTCGCCAGGCATGAACGCCGCAATTAGAGCCGTAGTTAGGGGCTCTATTTATTATGATATTGAAGTAACCGGATTTATCCGTGGATACGAAGGGCTGATCAACAATGATTTTATCCCTATGGACCGCAAATCTGTAGCAAATATTATCCAGCGCGGAGGAACCATTTTAAAAACTGCACGTAGTGAAGCTTTTAGAACCGTTGAGGGCAGAAAAAAAGCTTATGAAAACCTGAAAGCTAAAGGTATTGATGCTTTAGTGGTAATTGGTGGTGACGGAACATTTACGGGTGCCAATATTTTTTCTAAAGAGTTCGATTTCCCGATTGTAGGTTTACCTGGAACAATTGATAACGATTTGGCAGGTACCGATTTTACCATCGGTTATGATTCTGCCATCAATACTGTTATTGATGCGGTAGACAGGATCAGGGATACGGCTGAATCGCACGATAGATTATTCATCGTGGAAGTAATGGGCCGCGACTCCGGATTAATTGCTTTAAGAAGTGGAATTGGTGTAGGCGCAGAAGCGATTATGATCCCTGAAGCCAATATGAATGCAGATGATATATTACATAAATTAGAGCATAGCCGTAAAGATAAAGCATCGAAAATTATTATTGTTGCAGAAGGAGATGATACAGGCGGTGCATTTAAAGTTGGCGAAATTTTGCAGGAAAAATACCCACACTACGATACAAAGGTTTCGGTTTTGGGCCATATTCAGCGTGGAGGTAAACCAACATGTATGGACCGTGTATTGGCAAGCCGTTTAGGTGTTGCTGCTGTAGAGGGTTTAATTAATGGCGAAAGCGGTGTAATGGCCGGCCAGGTAAACCGCGAAATTATTTTTACCCCCTTCGATCATGCCATTAAACATATTAATGCCGAAAAAGTGAGTGCCAAATGGCTTAAACTCATTGATATACTTTCGTTTTAA